One window of the Chitinivorax sp. B genome contains the following:
- a CDS encoding methylated-DNA--[protein]-cysteine S-methyltransferase has product MQKEYQAILEMPVTKLGIKTDQHVLKGIDFLPLDTAILAPCTAIAEGVCQQLQCYLEDSSFVFDLPLQLTGTAFQQQVWHAIGDVPAGQTQSYAMLAAKIGSVARAVGQACGANPIPLIIPCHRIVAQYGVGGFSHQTAGTMLTIKQWLLWHEGLADFVG; this is encoded by the coding sequence ATGCAAAAAGAATATCAGGCAATTCTTGAGATGCCAGTGACCAAGCTGGGCATTAAGACTGATCAACATGTATTGAAAGGGATCGATTTTTTGCCACTTGATACTGCAATCCTTGCTCCCTGTACGGCAATAGCTGAGGGAGTTTGTCAACAATTGCAGTGCTATTTAGAGGATTCAAGCTTTGTATTTGATTTACCACTACAGCTGACGGGGACGGCTTTTCAACAACAAGTATGGCATGCCATAGGTGATGTGCCTGCAGGCCAGACTCAGAGTTATGCTATGCTGGCCGCGAAGATTGGTAGTGTTGCAAGAGCTGTAGGTCAAGCATGTGGTGCCAATCCAATTCCACTGATTATTCCATGCCACCGAATTGTGGCTCAGTATGGTGTCGGTGGGTTTAGTCATCAAACAGCCGGAACCATGCTGACTATTAAGCAATGGTTACTTTGGCATGAAGGGTTGGCTGATTTTGTTGGATGA
- the xerD gene encoding site-specific tyrosine recombinase XerD gives MKGWLILLDEFIDSLLLEEGLSSNTLQAYRRDLSQFENWLLARQVVSLIEANEVDLERYLGYLNRERQAKASSVARFVSSAKRFYRYCMIYGKLTRDPTLRLEAPTNRRHLPKVLTESQVDGLLEAPDVTDTLGLRDKAMLEVMYATGLRVSELVGLQLAHVSLSEGTVATVGKGGKPRLVPLGEEAVFWIQRYLSDARMSLMPLGGSSVLFLTIRGEVMTRQMFWLLVKRYAVAAGIDSSAISPHTIRHAFATHLLNHGADLRVVQMLLGHADISTTQIYTHVARERLKQLHLVHHPRG, from the coding sequence ATGAAGGGTTGGCTGATTTTGTTGGATGAGTTTATCGATAGCCTCTTGCTGGAAGAGGGGCTATCGTCAAATACATTGCAAGCTTATCGGCGGGATCTGAGCCAATTTGAAAATTGGCTTCTGGCACGACAGGTCGTTTCGCTTATTGAGGCGAACGAGGTTGATCTTGAGCGATACCTTGGTTATTTGAATCGTGAACGTCAAGCTAAGGCAAGCTCAGTTGCCCGATTTGTTTCTAGTGCCAAACGTTTCTATCGCTATTGCATGATATATGGGAAGTTGACACGTGACCCTACTTTGCGACTTGAAGCGCCAACAAATCGACGACATTTGCCAAAAGTGTTGACGGAAAGCCAGGTGGATGGTTTGCTTGAAGCACCAGATGTAACGGATACGTTAGGTTTGCGCGATAAAGCAATGCTGGAAGTTATGTATGCGACTGGTTTGCGAGTGTCGGAATTGGTAGGGCTACAGCTTGCACATGTCTCCCTAAGTGAAGGAACGGTAGCAACGGTGGGTAAGGGGGGGAAGCCAAGATTGGTCCCGCTTGGTGAAGAAGCAGTGTTTTGGATTCAGCGCTATTTGTCGGATGCCCGTATGTCCCTGATGCCACTGGGCGGATCGTCTGTACTATTCTTGACCATTCGAGGCGAAGTGATGACGCGACAGATGTTCTGGTTGCTGGTCAAGCGCTATGCTGTGGCAGCTGGTATTGACAGCAGCGCGATTTCACCCCATACGATCCGTCATGCCTTTGCAACGCATCTATTGAATCATGGCGCGGATCTACGAGTTGTACAAATGTTACTTGGCCATGCCGACATCTCTACTACGCAAATCTATACACATGTGGCGAGAGAGCGGCTGAAGCAACTGCATTTAGTGCATCATCCGCGTGGATAA
- the clpA gene encoding ATP-dependent Clp protease ATP-binding subunit ClpA has protein sequence MIAQELEVTLHMAFMDARQKRHEFITVEHLLLAMLDNPTAAEVLRACAVNMDELKKSLTQFINEHTPIVSGSEEVDTQPTLGFQRVIQRAILHVQSSGKKEVNGANVLVAIFGEKDSHAVFFLHQQGVTRLDVVNFISHGITKANSSKDQTPSASSAKQDNEQEAEQESGTSGALENYTQNLNSQASAGKIDPLIGRELEVERVIQVLCRRRKNNPLLVGEAGVGKTAIAEGLAKRIVEGEVPEVLSRSTVYALDMGALLAGTKYRGDFEQRLKAVIKQLTADPHAVLFIDEIHTLVGAGAASGGTLDASNLLKPALSNGTLRCIGATTYNEFRGVFEKDHALSRRFQKIDVNEPTVDQTVEILKGLKSRFEEHHGVKYTASALTTAAELSARFINDRHLPDKAIDVIDEAGAAQRILPKSKQKRTIGKTEIEEIIAKIARIPPKNVSSDDRNSLKTLDRDLKNVVFGQDKAIDALAAAIKMARSGLGNPQKPIGNFLFSGPTGVGKTEVARQLAFTLGIELIRFDMSEYMERHAVSRLIGAPPGYVGFEQGGLLTEQITKHPYSVLLLDEIEKAHPDIYNVLLQVMDHGTLTDNNGRKADFRNVIIIMTTNAGAESLSKPTMGFTNQKQTGDEMQDIKRLFTPEFRNRLDAIIHFNGLDEDVILRVVDKFLLQLEAQLHEKKVEIHFSDQMRKYLAKHGFDPLMGARPMQRLIQDTIRKALADELLFGRLASGGSVTVDIENDVDVKLDIQSTADSEPVPTNP, from the coding sequence ATGATTGCCCAGGAACTTGAAGTTACATTACACATGGCTTTCATGGATGCGCGGCAAAAACGCCACGAATTCATTACGGTGGAGCATCTCCTTCTAGCCATGCTGGATAACCCAACGGCGGCGGAGGTGTTACGCGCTTGTGCTGTCAATATGGATGAACTTAAAAAGAGTCTGACTCAGTTCATCAACGAACACACACCGATCGTGTCTGGCAGTGAAGAAGTTGATACACAGCCAACACTCGGCTTCCAACGCGTCATTCAACGTGCCATCCTGCATGTTCAATCGTCTGGCAAGAAGGAAGTCAATGGGGCGAATGTCTTGGTCGCTATCTTCGGTGAAAAAGATTCTCATGCGGTGTTTTTCTTGCATCAGCAAGGTGTCACGCGGCTTGATGTAGTGAACTTCATTTCTCATGGCATCACGAAGGCAAATAGCAGCAAAGATCAAACTCCTTCTGCCAGCAGTGCAAAACAAGACAATGAACAGGAAGCTGAACAGGAAAGTGGAACATCTGGCGCGCTGGAAAACTATACCCAGAATCTGAATTCGCAGGCTTCAGCCGGCAAAATTGACCCCCTGATTGGCCGTGAGCTTGAAGTAGAGCGCGTTATCCAAGTGCTCTGTCGCCGCCGTAAGAACAATCCACTCTTGGTCGGCGAGGCTGGCGTTGGCAAAACAGCTATTGCAGAAGGCTTGGCCAAGCGAATTGTGGAAGGCGAAGTGCCGGAGGTATTATCCCGCTCGACAGTCTATGCCCTGGACATGGGAGCATTGTTAGCAGGTACTAAGTACCGTGGCGACTTTGAACAACGTCTAAAAGCCGTGATCAAGCAGCTGACAGCTGACCCACATGCGGTTCTGTTCATTGATGAAATTCATACTCTAGTTGGAGCAGGTGCTGCGTCCGGTGGAACACTGGACGCATCCAATCTACTGAAACCCGCATTATCCAACGGTACACTGCGGTGCATTGGCGCAACGACTTACAATGAGTTCCGTGGTGTCTTTGAGAAAGATCACGCACTTTCACGTCGCTTTCAGAAGATTGATGTGAACGAGCCAACAGTTGATCAAACCGTCGAAATTCTGAAAGGCTTGAAATCACGCTTTGAAGAACACCATGGTGTGAAGTACACCGCCTCGGCGTTGACAACGGCTGCAGAACTGTCTGCTCGATTTATCAATGATCGTCACCTACCCGACAAGGCTATTGATGTGATTGATGAAGCAGGAGCAGCACAACGTATTCTCCCTAAATCCAAGCAGAAGCGAACCATTGGCAAGACAGAAATCGAAGAAATCATTGCAAAGATTGCACGGATTCCTCCTAAAAATGTCTCGTCAGATGATCGGAATTCACTGAAAACGCTGGATCGTGATCTGAAGAACGTTGTATTTGGGCAAGATAAAGCTATTGACGCGCTGGCAGCGGCCATCAAGATGGCCCGATCAGGTTTAGGCAATCCACAAAAACCGATTGGCAATTTCCTATTCAGCGGTCCGACCGGTGTCGGAAAAACTGAAGTGGCTCGTCAACTGGCTTTCACGCTAGGTATTGAGCTGATCCGATTTGACATGTCTGAATATATGGAACGACATGCAGTCAGCCGATTAATTGGCGCCCCACCAGGATATGTTGGCTTTGAACAAGGTGGCTTGCTGACGGAGCAAATTACCAAGCATCCTTACTCGGTACTACTGCTGGATGAAATCGAAAAAGCCCATCCAGATATCTATAATGTGCTGTTACAAGTGATGGATCATGGCACGTTGACCGATAACAATGGCAGAAAAGCCGATTTCCGTAACGTCATTATTATCATGACCACCAATGCGGGGGCAGAATCACTTTCCAAGCCAACCATGGGCTTTACCAATCAGAAGCAGACTGGCGATGAAATGCAGGATATCAAACGTCTGTTCACACCGGAATTCCGTAATCGTTTGGATGCCATCATTCATTTCAACGGCTTGGATGAAGATGTAATCTTGCGAGTAGTTGATAAATTCTTATTGCAGTTGGAAGCACAATTGCATGAAAAGAAAGTCGAAATTCACTTCTCGGATCAAATGCGGAAATATCTTGCCAAACATGGTTTTGATCCATTGATGGGTGCTCGGCCAATGCAACGGTTGATTCAGGATACCATCCGCAAAGCCTTGGCTGATGAGCTACTGTTCGGCCGTCTGGCTAGCGGTGGAAGTGTCACGGTTGATATAGAGAATGATGTAGATGTAAAGTTGGATATTCAATCTACTGCTGACTCCGAGCCCGTGCCAACCAACCCTTAA
- the clpS gene encoding ATP-dependent Clp protease adapter ClpS — translation MSTQLNDDSLLAPEKSKLKPPAMYKVVLLNDDYTPMEFVVLILQQFFHMGREQATRVMLKVHTEGRGICGIFPKDIAATKVDQVLECAREHQHPLQCVMEEN, via the coding sequence ATGTCGACCCAGCTCAATGATGATTCCCTGCTTGCCCCAGAGAAAAGCAAGCTCAAGCCACCTGCGATGTATAAGGTGGTGCTTCTTAACGACGATTACACGCCGATGGAATTCGTCGTTTTGATCTTGCAGCAGTTTTTTCATATGGGACGTGAACAAGCAACAAGAGTGATGCTCAAAGTCCATACCGAAGGGCGTGGCATCTGCGGGATTTTTCCCAAAGATATTGCTGCGACCAAGGTAGATCAGGTGTTGGAGTGCGCACGCGAACATCAGCACCCGCTGCAGTGTGTAATGGAGGAAAACTGA
- the rpoH gene encoding RNA polymerase sigma factor RpoH, whose product MTATMALPVLSNASSLEHYIQTVNSIPMLSQEEETELAERLQRDSDLSAARQLVMSHLRVVVTIARGYAGYGLPQADLIQEGNIGLMKAVKRFEPNRGVRLFSFAVHWIKAEIHEFILKNWRLVKVATTKSQRKLFFNLRSLKSSFNSLTHKEAKDIAEQLGVKPEEVLEMEMRMSGQDVALEGTHDDGEDTYAPIDWLADEDNEPSRKIERLAIDHMQGDGLELALLSLDERSRRIVEARWLADDGEGKTLHDLAAEFGVSAERIRQIEVKALQKMKSALQALPSYA is encoded by the coding sequence ATGACCGCAACGATGGCTTTGCCCGTTTTATCCAACGCAAGCAGCCTGGAACACTATATCCAGACTGTGAACAGCATTCCCATGCTGTCGCAAGAGGAAGAAACAGAGCTTGCCGAGCGTCTACAGCGGGACAGTGACTTAAGCGCAGCCCGCCAGTTGGTAATGTCCCACCTACGAGTGGTTGTGACGATCGCTCGTGGCTATGCTGGTTACGGCCTTCCGCAAGCCGACCTCATTCAAGAAGGTAATATTGGGCTGATGAAGGCAGTCAAGCGATTTGAACCCAACCGGGGGGTACGCTTGTTCTCCTTTGCAGTACATTGGATCAAAGCGGAGATCCATGAATTCATCCTGAAGAACTGGCGTTTGGTCAAAGTAGCTACCACCAAATCCCAGCGCAAATTATTCTTCAACCTGCGCAGCCTTAAATCCAGCTTCAATAGCCTTACTCATAAAGAAGCGAAGGACATTGCTGAACAGTTGGGAGTAAAGCCTGAAGAAGTGCTGGAAATGGAAATGCGCATGTCCGGCCAGGATGTTGCGCTGGAAGGCACACATGACGATGGTGAAGACACCTACGCTCCGATCGACTGGCTGGCTGACGAAGACAATGAGCCTAGCCGTAAGATTGAACGTTTGGCAATTGATCATATGCAGGGTGACGGCTTAGAGCTTGCATTATTGAGCCTAGATGAGCGTAGTCGCCGTATTGTCGAGGCACGCTGGTTGGCAGATGATGGTGAAGGGAAAACTTTGCATGATCTCGCCGCAGAGTTTGGCGTGTCCGCAGAGCGGATTCGCCAAATTGAAGTCAAAGCCTTACAAAAAATGAAGTCAGCCTTACAGGCATTGCCGAGTTATGCTTGA
- the ftsX gene encoding permease-like cell division protein FtsX, which translates to MNWFAVQTAALCQALGQIRRAPASTLLNAIVISIALSLPLGLYTLLDNAARLGDNLPQQNRITLYLKQSTDEQVDPGLKAKLVALPGILKVDIISRDQAMADMKQRGLGEVLDALPSNPFPNVIHLTPSTTEAGVLEKLLTRLKAEPTVDHLVYDAEWTHRLAAAIQFGERFAWMLAIGLATALVILTGNTIRMQVLTRREEIEITKLIGGTNQFIRRPFSYFGLLQGFLGGLLGCGIVALAITRFQPSVIDIAQSYGSNFTLILPSPVHMLTAISITGLLCWGGAVWSVNRFLRQLNPS; encoded by the coding sequence ATGAACTGGTTTGCAGTACAAACCGCCGCATTATGTCAAGCGCTTGGTCAGATACGCCGGGCTCCAGCGAGCACATTGTTGAATGCAATCGTCATCAGCATTGCACTTAGCCTACCGCTAGGCCTTTACACTTTGCTTGACAACGCAGCACGCTTGGGTGACAACCTGCCACAACAAAACCGCATCACACTCTATTTGAAACAAAGTACAGACGAACAAGTTGACCCCGGGCTGAAAGCCAAGTTAGTGGCCCTACCTGGCATCCTCAAAGTCGACATCATTTCACGCGATCAAGCAATGGCCGACATGAAACAACGTGGGCTAGGTGAAGTGCTGGATGCGCTACCCAGTAACCCGTTCCCCAACGTCATTCACCTAACACCCAGTACTACTGAAGCGGGAGTGTTGGAAAAACTACTCACGCGACTCAAAGCTGAGCCGACTGTTGATCATCTGGTCTACGACGCAGAATGGACACATCGCCTAGCTGCTGCAATTCAGTTTGGAGAGCGCTTTGCATGGATGCTAGCAATCGGTTTGGCCACAGCTCTCGTTATTTTGACTGGCAATACTATTCGCATGCAGGTGCTGACGCGACGAGAGGAAATCGAAATCACAAAATTGATTGGTGGCACCAACCAATTCATCCGTCGCCCATTCAGCTACTTTGGTCTCCTGCAAGGCTTCTTGGGTGGCCTGCTTGGCTGTGGCATTGTGGCGTTGGCGATTACTCGGTTTCAGCCTTCCGTCATTGACATTGCCCAAAGTTATGGCAGTAATTTCACCCTGATCCTACCTTCACCAGTTCACATGCTGACTGCCATCTCCATTACCGGATTGTTGTGCTGGGGGGGGGCAGTCTGGTCGGTGAATCGATTTCTTCGTCAGCTCAATCCTTCATAG
- the ftsE gene encoding cell division ATP-binding protein FtsE: MIQFSQVVKRYPGGYEALKNISFEIDKGEMVLLSGHSGAGKSTLLKLIAGIERPTTGSVVVNGQNVGQLKEAALPYLRRNLGLIFQDHKLLFDRTVLDNVLLPLNIIGFTSSDAGKRARAALDRVGLLERAGVNPIHLSGGEQQRLCIARAIVHRPSIVLADEPTGNLDHAYAEDIMDLFESFNQVGVTVVLSTHDEGFLKNRPHRVLRLKNGGLSQ, from the coding sequence ATGATCCAGTTCAGCCAAGTTGTCAAGCGCTATCCCGGTGGCTATGAAGCGCTCAAGAACATCAGCTTCGAAATCGACAAAGGGGAAATGGTACTGCTGTCTGGCCATTCTGGTGCTGGCAAGTCCACTTTACTGAAGTTGATAGCCGGTATTGAGCGCCCAACGACTGGTAGTGTTGTCGTCAACGGACAGAACGTAGGACAACTGAAAGAGGCGGCCCTACCCTATCTGCGCCGTAACCTGGGTCTGATCTTTCAAGATCACAAACTACTGTTTGATCGAACCGTCCTCGACAATGTATTGTTGCCACTGAACATTATCGGCTTTACATCCAGTGATGCTGGCAAACGCGCACGCGCCGCACTGGATCGCGTTGGCTTACTGGAACGTGCAGGTGTCAATCCAATCCACCTATCCGGTGGTGAGCAACAACGGCTTTGCATCGCACGCGCCATTGTGCATCGACCCAGCATCGTATTGGCTGATGAGCCTACGGGTAACCTCGACCATGCCTATGCAGAAGACATCATGGATTTGTTCGAGTCGTTCAATCAGGTAGGTGTCACAGTTGTGCTTTCCACCCATGACGAAGGCTTTCTTAAAAACCGCCCACATCGCGTGCTGCGACTGAAAAATGGGGGGCTCAGTCAATGA
- the ftsY gene encoding signal recognition particle-docking protein FtsY: MQRFFDLFKRDKNKAAAPTPASAPPEQQPAPGPDVTPTTTVSAADQTMSAEQVAPAISEPVPPVVTAPGSVVEPTILTAQVPTTFSTPASDLAPTLGNLETPALLAQPAITIEANIPADDSKPGWLNRLKQGLAKTRTQLGKQFTTLFRGRKIDEDLYEELETILLTGDVGVDATTHLLEDIRTRVAKQNLDDAEQLRNALQQSFTELIQPLEKPLDVSTANPFIIMLAGVNGAGKTTSIGKLAKYYQLQGKKVLLAAGDTFRAAAREQLIAWGERNGVTVIAQESGDSAAVIFDAINAARARGIDIVLADTAGRLPTQLHLMEEIKKVKRVIQKADPTGPHEILLVLDANTGQNALSQVKAFDDALGLTGLVVTKLDGTAKGGVIAAIAKQRPVPVRFIGVGEQIDDLRPFSARDYSEAMFNE; encoded by the coding sequence ATGCAACGTTTCTTCGATCTGTTCAAACGAGACAAAAACAAGGCTGCGGCCCCAACACCCGCATCCGCTCCCCCCGAACAACAACCCGCACCGGGACCGGACGTTACGCCCACGACCACCGTGTCAGCTGCAGACCAGACCATGTCAGCGGAGCAGGTCGCACCAGCCATCAGCGAACCTGTACCGCCAGTCGTTACGGCACCAGGGTCCGTTGTCGAACCTACCATCCTTACAGCACAAGTTCCAACCACATTCAGCACCCCGGCATCCGATTTGGCACCAACATTGGGCAATCTGGAAACACCTGCCCTGTTGGCGCAACCCGCCATCACTATCGAAGCGAACATACCGGCAGATGACAGTAAACCTGGTTGGCTCAATCGGCTAAAGCAAGGTTTGGCGAAAACCCGTACTCAGTTGGGCAAGCAGTTCACGACGTTGTTCCGTGGCCGCAAAATTGATGAAGATCTGTATGAGGAACTGGAAACCATTTTACTGACCGGTGATGTTGGCGTGGATGCCACAACGCACCTACTAGAAGACATTCGAACTCGTGTTGCCAAACAAAATCTGGATGATGCCGAGCAATTGCGCAATGCGTTACAGCAATCATTTACCGAGTTGATTCAACCACTGGAAAAACCACTGGATGTTTCGACCGCCAACCCATTCATCATCATGTTGGCTGGCGTGAACGGCGCAGGCAAAACAACGTCCATAGGCAAATTGGCCAAGTATTACCAATTGCAGGGCAAAAAAGTGCTATTGGCCGCTGGCGATACCTTTCGTGCCGCAGCACGTGAACAATTGATTGCCTGGGGAGAGCGCAATGGCGTAACGGTCATCGCACAGGAATCTGGAGATTCCGCAGCAGTGATCTTCGATGCAATCAATGCCGCAAGAGCTCGCGGCATTGATATTGTTCTCGCTGACACAGCAGGTCGTTTGCCGACCCAATTGCATCTAATGGAAGAAATCAAAAAAGTCAAACGTGTCATTCAAAAAGCTGACCCTACTGGCCCACACGAGATTCTGCTGGTGCTGGATGCCAACACCGGTCAAAACGCACTTAGCCAGGTCAAGGCATTCGATGATGCACTGGGGCTCACCGGCCTAGTTGTCACCAAGCTGGATGGCACTGCCAAGGGCGGTGTGATCGCAGCCATTGCCAAGCAACGCCCGGTACCCGTTCGCTTCATTGGTGTCGGTGAACAAATCGATGACCTGCGCCCATTTTCTGCCCGCGATTACTCAGAAGCGATGTTCAACGAATGA
- the rsmD gene encoding 16S rRNA (guanine(966)-N(2))-methyltransferase RsmD, giving the protein MYRNKVRIIGGEWKRRQITFPDHQGLRPTPDRVRETLFNWLGQDLTGLRCLDLFAGSGALGLEAASRMAAHVSMVELSREVVQAIQLNVRHLGACNVEVIQSDAVRYITHCFDRFDVIFLDPPFKSDLLKAVLPLATKRANSSGLIYIECAVLPDLPVGWQVRRQSKAGLVNYVLLEQSNSEESMA; this is encoded by the coding sequence ATGTATCGCAATAAGGTCAGAATTATCGGGGGTGAATGGAAACGCCGCCAGATTACTTTCCCAGATCATCAAGGTTTGCGTCCAACACCTGATCGGGTGCGGGAGACGTTGTTCAACTGGCTAGGGCAGGATTTGACAGGCCTGCGCTGCCTGGATTTGTTTGCTGGCAGTGGTGCATTGGGATTGGAAGCAGCTTCTCGTATGGCGGCGCACGTCAGTATGGTTGAGTTATCTCGGGAAGTGGTTCAAGCCATCCAACTGAATGTGCGGCACTTGGGCGCGTGTAATGTAGAGGTGATTCAATCAGATGCTGTGCGCTACATCACGCATTGCTTTGACCGATTCGATGTGATTTTTCTGGATCCACCCTTTAAGAGCGACTTGCTGAAGGCTGTGCTGCCATTGGCGACCAAACGTGCCAATTCAAGTGGTTTGATCTACATCGAATGTGCAGTACTACCGGATCTACCGGTTGGATGGCAGGTCCGTCGACAAAGCAAAGCGGGGCTGGTGAATTATGTGCTGCTTGAACAGTCGAATTCAGAAGAATCAATGGCATAA
- a CDS encoding YfhL family 4Fe-4S dicluster ferredoxin: protein MALMITDECINCDVCEPECPNSAISQGPEIYVIDPSLCTECVGHYDEPQCQQVCPVDCIPHSPDHVETQDQLHAKYVRIHGS, encoded by the coding sequence ATGGCTTTAATGATTACCGACGAGTGCATCAATTGCGATGTATGTGAACCGGAATGCCCGAATAGTGCCATTTCGCAAGGGCCGGAAATCTATGTGATTGACCCGAGTCTGTGTACCGAATGTGTGGGCCATTATGATGAGCCGCAATGTCAACAGGTCTGCCCGGTCGATTGTATTCCACACAGCCCGGATCACGTCGAGACACAGGACCAGTTGCATGCGAAATATGTCCGCATTCATGGTAGTTGA
- a CDS encoding cation:proton antiporter, which produces MNDGYTMLDGLKKPLHTKWLPVILLLPLLVAVALLYLQVPAPMNAEVTVGKAATVVDEYALIRFLLQLVTILAVSRLLGRLCRHIGQPQVVGEMAAGILLGPTLFGQWAPALSHWLFPAAQLVSLSAVSQVGLVLFMFVIGLEMDLRALRQTSRPALVVAIGALTLPFACGIGLAHVLYPAFGNAAIGFHGFALFIGVACSATAFPVLARILRDAGLARATLGTMALSSAAVIDIIVWIALSVVVAMVNARTDDLSVWVMIGGALAYLAVMVGLVRPLLAWVVNCRAGAAEFTHDWLALVLVLLFCSAVATEWLGIHALFGAFVAGIVMPRIKGQAEGLVERFEDLTLVLFVPIFFVFTGLRTDMQALLHIDMLPYVLLVITGATMAKVVGAGLAAYLAGIAKRESWALGILLNTRGLVELVILNIGLDIGVISPPLFTVLVLMTIVTTCMTSPILQRLVARES; this is translated from the coding sequence ATGAATGATGGATATACCATGTTGGATGGATTGAAAAAGCCACTGCATACCAAGTGGCTGCCAGTGATATTGCTATTGCCGCTATTGGTTGCTGTGGCCTTGCTCTATCTGCAGGTGCCGGCCCCTATGAATGCAGAAGTGACCGTTGGCAAAGCTGCGACTGTTGTGGATGAGTACGCACTGATTCGCTTTTTGCTGCAATTGGTGACGATATTGGCTGTTTCTCGATTGTTGGGGCGCCTGTGCCGCCACATTGGGCAGCCGCAAGTGGTGGGGGAGATGGCCGCTGGTATCCTGCTCGGTCCGACCTTGTTTGGACAATGGGCTCCTGCCTTGTCGCACTGGCTATTCCCCGCAGCTCAACTGGTTTCGTTGAGTGCTGTCAGCCAGGTTGGGCTGGTGCTATTCATGTTTGTCATTGGTTTGGAGATGGATCTGCGCGCCCTGCGTCAAACATCACGGCCTGCACTTGTGGTGGCCATTGGTGCATTGACCCTGCCGTTTGCCTGTGGCATCGGCTTGGCGCACGTGCTGTATCCCGCCTTTGGCAATGCGGCAATTGGCTTTCATGGTTTTGCGTTGTTTATTGGTGTGGCATGCAGTGCCACGGCATTTCCGGTATTGGCGCGAATTCTGCGTGATGCAGGTCTGGCTCGTGCGACCTTGGGCACCATGGCCCTGTCGAGTGCAGCGGTGATCGATATCATAGTCTGGATTGCACTGAGTGTTGTTGTGGCCATGGTCAATGCCCGTACCGATGACTTGTCGGTATGGGTCATGATCGGTGGTGCACTGGCTTATCTGGCTGTCATGGTGGGATTAGTGCGGCCGCTTCTGGCCTGGGTGGTCAACTGCCGGGCCGGTGCGGCAGAGTTTACTCACGACTGGTTGGCACTGGTGTTGGTGTTGTTGTTCTGTTCAGCTGTGGCAACTGAGTGGCTGGGTATCCATGCACTGTTTGGCGCATTTGTGGCCGGTATTGTCATGCCACGTATCAAAGGACAGGCTGAAGGGCTGGTAGAGCGCTTCGAAGACCTGACTTTAGTATTGTTCGTCCCTATCTTTTTTGTGTTCACTGGACTCAGAACCGATATGCAGGCGTTGCTGCATATCGACATGTTGCCTTATGTATTGTTGGTGATTACGGGAGCTACCATGGCCAAGGTGGTTGGGGCTGGGCTGGCAGCCTATCTGGCAGGTATTGCGAAACGTGAAAGCTGGGCGTTGGGTATATTACTGAACACCCGGGGATTGGTTGAGCTGGTGATCTTGAATATCGGGTTGGATATTGGTGTGATCTCACCACCATTGTTTACGGTGCTGGTATTGATGACGATTGTGACAACTTGCATGACCAGCCCGATCTTGCAGCGTCTGGTAGCACGTGAATCGTGA
- a CDS encoding excinuclease ATPase subunit — protein MKISTALLAASLLSVTSFSYARDDALHLPIEAAMNSQNFKDKLDGSVKFYWGKQKSPKVVEEFAVDISNRKTNSVGKTPEEACQWALLAALQAFQDKAKTLGANAVINVVSYYKKNEFSSTNEYECHDGSIMSGVAIRGKLVKVAS, from the coding sequence ATGAAGATATCCACTGCCTTACTTGCCGCCAGTCTGCTATCCGTCACCAGTTTCAGCTACGCCAGGGATGACGCATTACACTTGCCGATTGAAGCCGCTATGAATAGCCAGAATTTCAAAGACAAACTGGATGGTTCAGTCAAGTTTTATTGGGGCAAACAAAAATCCCCCAAGGTAGTCGAAGAATTTGCGGTCGACATTTCCAATCGCAAAACCAATTCTGTTGGCAAAACACCAGAAGAAGCCTGCCAATGGGCACTACTGGCTGCTTTACAGGCATTTCAGGACAAAGCCAAAACACTGGGCGCCAACGCGGTCATCAATGTCGTGAGCTACTACAAGAAGAACGAATTCAGCAGTACTAATGAATACGAGTGTCACGACGGCTCGATCATGTCCGGTGTCGCCATCAGGGGCAAACTGGTAAAAGTTGCTTCGTAA